The genome window CCGAGCCAGATGGAGTGACCGAGTTCGTGGACGAATACGCTTTGAATGAAGTTGGATAAGTTGGTCGCGTCAGGGGTGATGGTGGATGCATTGAGTTCGATGCGGAAGCTTACGACTTGACTGCCGGATACAGAGGCGTAGTTGACACCATACGCTGTGTTATTGAAGTTTCCTACGGTGATGGTATTAGGGGAATTACTTGTTTTGGTGAATTGAACTTTGGCACCAGCATTGTTCCAGTTCGCGAGGGAAGCGTCCATAGGGGCCTGCCATGCGGAGGTGTAGTTATACGTGCGAATGGGGATGGTGGTGCTGGGATAACCGTAGGTCAGAAAGGTCGCTGCATAGATGGTACTGCCGAACATCGCAATTGCCGAGAACAACATGATGCTCATCAAAAACTTCCTTTTCATACTAAAAACCTCCAATAAATGTATTTTAATCTCTATTATAGTAACAAGGAATAGTTAGATTGAAATGAGTCCGAGGTCATTGTTTTTGTCGTGAAAAACATGAAATAACGCTTGTTCAGACCCTAATGGTGTCAAAATAAGTCATTTTCTGTTCAATATGCATGCATAATTTCCCTGAAGTTACAAACAATACATCCAACTTCTCACAGGGAAAGGTAGTGCTTGAATATGTGCAACCGTTTTTCATTGGCAGCCGATTTGGACGAAGTCAGAGATCATTTCAAGATTCAGCGAGTGATGTATTATTACAAAAACCGATACAATATCAGCCCAACCCAGCATACGCCGATTATTTTACATCAGGATGGCGAGCGTGTATTGGATGAGTTTCGGTGGGGGTTCATACCATTTTGGGGTCGTGATGCCGTTAACGCGAATCTCATGACGGTGCATGAGAATCCTTCCTATTACAAACTGGTAGAGACCAAGCGCTGCGTTATTCCCTGCAATGGACTATATTACTGGCGGCAAGAGGGCAAGAAAAGTTATGCAGTTCGTGTTGTCATGCCAGATCGCGGTCTGTTCGGCATTGCTGGGTTATACGAGGTGTGGAGAGATACACGTAAAGAGCCGCTTCGTACCTGCACGATGCTTATGACAGGCGCGAACATGGTTACACGCGAGTTTGGCAGTAAAATGCCGGCGATCCTCTCCGAAGAAGAGATCAATACTTGGCTTGACCCGGCGAATACACGGGTGACTCAATTGTTACCGCTATTGAAATCGTATAATAGTACAGAGATGAATCTGTATCCAGTCACCCCAATGGTCGCCAACGATGAACACGACTGTTACGAGTGCGTAGAAGAGATGGATCAGAAGCTGGCTTACGTTCGGAGTTTCTGAACATCCATTGGATAGCGTGAAGGACTTGGGATAGAATGAAGAAGATGAAGGGGCCGAGAGTCTGGAGACACTCTGCTCTTTTTTCTTTCTGAAAATGAAAAGTTGCAATTGCAGTCAAACGTAACTATAATCATTACAGTAAGTGAACGCATATATTCATATATCTATTAAAAGAGATATTTATAATCAGGAGGGAACCACGAATGAATCCAAAGTTTAACCAAATGTTTGAACAAGTTTCACTGCCGACTGGTATTACACTGAAAAACCGTATCGTGCTCGCTCCCATGACTCATATGTCCTCGAATGCGGATGGTACCATATCCGACGCTGAACTCGCCTATTATGCACGACGCACCGGTGGGGCTGGCATGTCGATTACGGCTGTAGGGCATGTAACCGAGTATGGCATTGGTTTCCCCGCTCAATTTGGTGTCTATGATGATCGCTTCATTCCTGGTCTGAAAAAATTGGCTGAAACCATGAAACAACAGGGCTCCGTTGCCGTATTGCAAATTTTCCATGCGGGCCGTCTGACGCCTGAACAAGCTGTACCTGCGGGTCAAGTAGTTGCTCCTAGTGCGGTTGCGAGTGAGCGTCCAGGTTCGCCTGAACCAAGAGAATTGACGGATGCCGAGATTACTTCCATTATCAAAGACTTTGGTGAAGCGACACGTCGTGCAATTGAAGCCGGATTTGATGGTGTTGAGATTCACGGTGCGAACGGTTATCTGATCCAGCAATTTTTCTCCCCGCATTCCAACCGACGTGAAGACCGCTTTGGCGGAAGTGTGGAGAAACGTCTTACTTTCCCGCTTGCTGTCGTGGATGAGATTCAAAAAGTAGTTGCCGAACATACCAAACTGCCGTTCATCATTGGTTACCGTTTCTCCCCGGAAGAACCGGAAACACCGGGACTTACAATGGAAGATACGTATGCACTGGTGGATGCATTAAAAGATAAAAATCTCGACTACCTGCACGTTTCCCTGAACGAATTCTGGTCCAAGCCAAGACGCGGCGAAGCCGATACACGTTCAAGAATGGAATTCATCCTGGATCGAGTGAACGGCAAATTGCCTGTGATTGGCGTAGGTGCGATTCATACGGCTGATGAGGCCGCTGAGGCCCTTCAAACGGGAGTACCTTTGCTTGCCATTGGACGTGAACTGATTATTGAACCGGATTGGGTCGAGAAAATCGAGAGCGGACGTGAAGAAGATATTGCAACGATTCTGACGAAATCGGATCAGGAACGTCTGGTTATCCCTGACGGGTTGTGGAACGCAATAATCCACACACCGGGTTGGTTCCCTATGGCAGAAGATAAATAATATACACTTCAGAACTAAAAAGGAGGGGGCGAAAGCTCCCTCCTTTTGCACATGATCCAAATTCTCCTTGTCATCGCTCTGTGGTATGATGGATGAACAGGATCAACTGGATAATCAACGGTTTGGAGTGAAGGAAGATGCTCGTAGCTGAACGGTATGAGAAAATAGTGGAATGGGTGGATACGCAAGGCAGTATGCGTGTAACCGAACTTAGTGAGCGCTGCGGGGTGACAGAAGAGACGATACGTCGTGATCTGGACAAGCTCGAACAGGCGGGCAGGCTCAGAAGATCCCATGGCGGGGCGGTCAGCGTAAAATACAAGGAAGAGTTACAGTCGGAGATTCCGTACCCGGAACGGGCTGTAGCCCATGCAGAAGAGAAGCGCAGAATTGCAAGCGAAGCGGTGAACATGGTGGAATCCGGCGACCGGATCGCCCTGGATGCAAGTACAACGGCTTGGTACATGGCGGCAGGATTGCCGAATATTCCACTGACGGTATTAACTAATTCGATTAAAGTGGCCGCAGAGCTGAGTAACAAGGAGCAGATTCGTGTGATTGCCACAGGTGGACAGTTGGCTTCGAAGTCACTGTCTTTTGTAGGACCGCTGGCGGAACGTTCGCTTGATGCGTATCATGTCGATAAAGTGTTTTTGTCTTGTAAAGGGGTGCATCTGACTAAAGGCATCAGTGAATCGAATGAATTACAGGCCTTGGTGAAGCAGAAAATGATCCAGATTGCGGATGAAGTCATATTACTTGCCGATTCCAGCAAATTTAATATACAGGCATTTACCAGAGTCGCTGAGATAAGCAGTGTTGCGAAAGTGATTACAGATCAGGCTGTAGATGAAGAGCAAGTTAACGCATTGATCGAGCAAAATATTACGTGTATACGTGTGTAAATCAGAAAGGAATGAAGTGTCATGAAACATCCTTTTCATCTGAAAGCAGTATGGAATGGTGGACGTAACAGTGAGGGAACAATCGATGCGGGTGGATTAAAAACGGTCATATCGATTCCGCAGGAGATGGGCGGACCCGGTACGGGAACCAACCCGGACGAAATGCTGCTGGGTGCAGCCTCCACCTGTTATCTGATTACACTGGCTGCAATGCTAGAGCGTTCGGATATTACGCCGGATGAATTGACGCTTGAATCGGAAGCAACGGTAGATGTTACGAATAACGTATTTACGTACGAACGGATCGTACATAGACCCCGGATTGTACTCAGCCAGGATGCTTCAGAGGCGGATATAACCAAGGCTGAGCGCTTAGCGCACAAGGCTGAATCATCCTGCATGATTTCCCGAGCGGTGGCAGGTAATGTCCAGATGGAGACACAACCGGTCATTATTACAACAGGAGCTAAGGCGGTGTGATATACTGAAGAATAGACGATTCAAGTTGTCATTTGTGTAAAATAAGGAGTCATTCGGTATGAACACACAGAAGCGCAAGACTAACCGCTGGGTACGTTTAACACGTGCTATGAAGCTGAATTTTCTCAAATTGTTACGTGCTCCCGGAGGTGCGCATAAAGTATCCACCGGATTTGCCATAGGGTTCGGATTGGAATTGATCGTGATCTCGACCGCTTCCCTGATCTATCTCATATTTTATCCCATTGTACGACTGTCTGGCGGTTCGATGCCCGCAGCGATTGTTGGTAATGTGATTGGTAAACTTACGTTTTTACCTATTATACTGATGCCGCTCGCCAAACAGATTGGTTCATGGATTTTGCCTGCTCACAGCATGGGACAGGGACTGGTACATGAGAGTGCATTCATGGAGCTGTTTCGTGGAAACTGGTCGGCCGTGAGCGAATTGTTGCTTGGTGGGCTGGATATTCTGGCAGGTATGTCCGTGTTCGGTGTCATTTTGGGTGTAATTTCGTACTTTGTCGTGAAATTTTTCTACGTCAGAGCGCTCAACCGGCGTTATGAACGCCGGCTGGAGAAACGCCGACAAGCGGATATCGCTTCGGTATCCCCTCCAGTGTTAATCAGGAAGCCATCACAATCATAATGGGCAGCATGAACATGGATGCAGCAGTAGTCCACAGAATACAGCGAGATACAAACTGCGGGGAAGCATTGAACTGTTCAGCCAAAATAACGGCGTTCACTGCGGTGGGCATGGATGCGAGGATCAGCAGCACACTGAACAACGTACCCTCGACCTGAAGCACGATAAGAATCAGCCAGGAGAGGATCGGCGCAGCTGCGAGACGCACCACAAGTCCGGTCCAGAAGGCTCGGCGTACATTGGGCAACCAAGGCACCGTTGCTCCTTTTGGTCTGAGCATCTGTGCTCCAAGTATGGCGAGAACGACAGGAGAGTAACCCATAGCCAGCATGGCAATCCCCCCATCCAGTGCTTCAGGCAGGCTCAGATTGGACGCACGCAGCGCAATGGCGATGCCAGCAGCATAGATGGATGGCATGCGGAAAACGGACAGAATCGCATTTTTTACAGTGAATTCGGATCTCGCGGCAAAAAAGATACCTACCGTATTCACAATGATCATCTGTCCAATAACGTAGACGGAAGCCTTGTCCAGTCCGAGCTGACCAAAGGCCAGCAGTACCAGCGGGAGCCCGTAATTCACGCAGTTCGTAAACGTGGAGACGAGGGTGAGACCCGCTTTTTCGCTTGCACCCAGACGGAAAATCCGGCTTAACAGCTCGGCGAGTGCCCACAGGGTAATCAGATTGATGAGGGAGAACCAGAATGTGCTGGTTACGTCCGTCCAGGTGATCTCTGCATGCAGCAATGTATTGAAGATGAGCGCAGGGCTCAAAATATAAAGGGAAAAGGTCGAGAGCGACCGGGTATCCCAATTCTTGAAGTGTTTTAACAGAATACCACCGATCACGGGAAGTGATATCGGCAAGAATACATGGTATAACGTGAGTATGAATGAGTGAAGCAATGCAGTTCAGTCCTTTCTCGATGAAAAACCAATCTTATCATAGCAGAAGATGAACTCCATATACATGGATTTCAGGATGATCATGTTGTAGTAATCGCCTTGCTTAACTGAGGAATTACCTGATGTGCAGCGTCAGCGGATTGCTATTTTGATATGGCAGATTTATTATAGAAGAGGTGCAACAAGATTACATACACATAGAGGAGGAAACTGTAATGAGTGAATCAAAACGCTTGCTCGTACTTGCTGGCTCTTATGCCGAAGCGGAAAATGAGGGCATTTACGCATATGAATTGAATGAGGATACAGGCAGCTTGTCCAAGCTTGATGGCATCGCTGGCGTGAAAAACCCAACGTTTGTCAACGTGGATGCTGAAACAAACAAACTGTACGCGATTGGTGAAACTGCGTCAGCTGAAGGCAACAAAATGTCTGAAGCTGTAGCTCTGAGCATTGATCCTTCTACAGGAAAATTAACATTGCTGAACCGGAATGACTCCATTTCAGCTCCACCATGTCATATCCAGCGTGATCCTTCCGGCAAATACTTGATTCTTTCCAGCTACCACGGTGGCCTGGTAGGTCTGCAAGCCTTGACGGATAACGGTGAAGTTGGAGCACTTCTGGATGAGAAGAAACATGAAGGCCAGGGTGCGCATCCTGAGCGTCAGGACAAGCCACACGTACACTCCGCATTCTTCAGCCCGGATGGCAAATACATGATGGTACAGGATCTGGGTGCGGATAAAATCGCCATCTATTCCATCGACGCAGACAAGAATGAACTTGTGCTGCACAGTGAAACCAAAACACATGCGGGAGCAGGCCCACGTCACTTGGCGTTCCACCCGAATGGTCAATTCGCTTATGTGATCAACGAAGTGGATTCTTCGATTACTTCGTTCCAATATGATGCAGCAGTGGGTACGTTGACTGAATTGTCTACTGTATCCACATTGCCTGATGGATAT of Paenibacillus sp. FSL R5-0517 contains these proteins:
- a CDS encoding OsmC family protein, coding for MKHPFHLKAVWNGGRNSEGTIDAGGLKTVISIPQEMGGPGTGTNPDEMLLGAASTCYLITLAAMLERSDITPDELTLESEATVDVTNNVFTYERIVHRPRIVLSQDASEADITKAERLAHKAESSCMISRAVAGNVQMETQPVIITTGAKAV
- a CDS encoding lactonase family protein, which gives rise to MSESKRLLVLAGSYAEAENEGIYAYELNEDTGSLSKLDGIAGVKNPTFVNVDAETNKLYAIGETASAEGNKMSEAVALSIDPSTGKLTLLNRNDSISAPPCHIQRDPSGKYLILSSYHGGLVGLQALTDNGEVGALLDEKKHEGQGAHPERQDKPHVHSAFFSPDGKYMMVQDLGADKIAIYSIDADKNELVLHSETKTHAGAGPRHLAFHPNGQFAYVINEVDSSITSFQYDAAVGTLTELSTVSTLPDGYDGKENTTAEITVSNDGRYVYGSNRGHDSIVVFAVDADKGHLTLVEHVSAEGEHPRHFALTPNGKLLIAANRDTNNIVSFTVDQESGRLKYTGHSTGVSKPVCVKPVYL
- a CDS encoding NADH-dependent flavin oxidoreductase, with protein sequence MNPKFNQMFEQVSLPTGITLKNRIVLAPMTHMSSNADGTISDAELAYYARRTGGAGMSITAVGHVTEYGIGFPAQFGVYDDRFIPGLKKLAETMKQQGSVAVLQIFHAGRLTPEQAVPAGQVVAPSAVASERPGSPEPRELTDAEITSIIKDFGEATRRAIEAGFDGVEIHGANGYLIQQFFSPHSNRREDRFGGSVEKRLTFPLAVVDEIQKVVAEHTKLPFIIGYRFSPEEPETPGLTMEDTYALVDALKDKNLDYLHVSLNEFWSKPRRGEADTRSRMEFILDRVNGKLPVIGVGAIHTADEAAEALQTGVPLLAIGRELIIEPDWVEKIESGREEDIATILTKSDQERLVIPDGLWNAIIHTPGWFPMAEDK
- a CDS encoding DeoR/GlpR family DNA-binding transcription regulator, translating into MLVAERYEKIVEWVDTQGSMRVTELSERCGVTEETIRRDLDKLEQAGRLRRSHGGAVSVKYKEELQSEIPYPERAVAHAEEKRRIASEAVNMVESGDRIALDASTTAWYMAAGLPNIPLTVLTNSIKVAAELSNKEQIRVIATGGQLASKSLSFVGPLAERSLDAYHVDKVFLSCKGVHLTKGISESNELQALVKQKMIQIADEVILLADSSKFNIQAFTRVAEISSVAKVITDQAVDEEQVNALIEQNITCIRV
- a CDS encoding SOS response-associated peptidase, which produces MCNRFSLAADLDEVRDHFKIQRVMYYYKNRYNISPTQHTPIILHQDGERVLDEFRWGFIPFWGRDAVNANLMTVHENPSYYKLVETKRCVIPCNGLYYWRQEGKKSYAVRVVMPDRGLFGIAGLYEVWRDTRKEPLRTCTMLMTGANMVTREFGSKMPAILSEEEINTWLDPANTRVTQLLPLLKSYNSTEMNLYPVTPMVANDEHDCYECVEEMDQKLAYVRSF
- a CDS encoding DUF2062 domain-containing protein codes for the protein MNTQKRKTNRWVRLTRAMKLNFLKLLRAPGGAHKVSTGFAIGFGLELIVISTASLIYLIFYPIVRLSGGSMPAAIVGNVIGKLTFLPIILMPLAKQIGSWILPAHSMGQGLVHESAFMELFRGNWSAVSELLLGGLDILAGMSVFGVILGVISYFVVKFFYVRALNRRYERRLEKRRQADIASVSPPVLIRKPSQS
- a CDS encoding AEC family transporter — encoded protein: MLHSFILTLYHVFLPISLPVIGGILLKHFKNWDTRSLSTFSLYILSPALIFNTLLHAEITWTDVTSTFWFSLINLITLWALAELLSRIFRLGASEKAGLTLVSTFTNCVNYGLPLVLLAFGQLGLDKASVYVIGQMIIVNTVGIFFAARSEFTVKNAILSVFRMPSIYAAGIAIALRASNLSLPEALDGGIAMLAMGYSPVVLAILGAQMLRPKGATVPWLPNVRRAFWTGLVVRLAAAPILSWLILIVLQVEGTLFSVLLILASMPTAVNAVILAEQFNASPQFVSRCILWTTAASMFMLPIMIVMAS